In a single window of the Dehalococcoidia bacterium genome:
- a CDS encoding molybdopterin dehydrogenase, with amino-acid sequence MNKITHVNAKTVAEASAAMGAGTAVIAGGTDILGVLKGMILKNPPTKLVNIKTIPGLDYIKEEGGIIKIGALTKLTAIYESTVVQSKLPALSEAAHLVGTPQLRNMGTIAGNLAQAVRCWYYRAEHAEFDCLRKGGPLCYMVPGNNLRHSALFGSAGCFAGFPSDCAPVLVAMGATIVTNKRSLAIADMYGGLANTLANNEIITEIQVPAPAAGTKQVYKKWAWRKAIDFPEVGVAAFLTISGGNVTDAKIVMAGVSPVPYRSTAAENAIKGGALNDARATAAGAAAVQGATPLTNNKYKLQLTKTMVKRALLSLA; translated from the coding sequence ATGAATAAGATCACTCACGTTAATGCCAAAACCGTAGCGGAAGCATCGGCTGCCATGGGAGCAGGCACTGCCGTCATCGCTGGTGGCACCGATATTCTGGGTGTGCTGAAAGGCATGATTCTCAAGAACCCACCGACTAAGCTGGTAAACATCAAAACCATCCCCGGCTTAGACTACATCAAGGAAGAGGGCGGCATAATCAAAATCGGCGCCCTTACCAAACTTACCGCCATATATGAGTCGACTGTTGTCCAGAGTAAGTTACCGGCACTATCTGAGGCGGCCCACCTGGTGGGTACACCCCAGCTACGCAATATGGGTACCATTGCCGGCAACCTGGCTCAGGCGGTGAGGTGCTGGTACTACCGTGCCGAGCACGCCGAGTTCGACTGCCTGAGAAAAGGCGGCCCTTTATGCTACATGGTACCCGGCAATAACTTAAGGCACAGCGCCCTGTTCGGGTCTGCAGGCTGCTTTGCCGGCTTCCCTTCAGATTGTGCCCCGGTGCTGGTAGCCATGGGGGCTACCATAGTCACCAACAAGAGATCCCTGGCCATTGCTGACATGTATGGCGGCCTGGCAAACACCCTGGCTAATAATGAAATCATCACCGAGATACAGGTACCCGCACCGGCTGCCGGCACCAAGCAGGTCTACAAAAAGTGGGCATGGAGAAAAGCCATCGACTTCCCCGAAGTGGGTGTGGCGGCGTTTCTCACCATCTCCGGCGGCAATGTGACCGATGCCAAAATCGTCATGGCTGGTGTTTCACCGGTACCCTACCGCTCAACCGCTGCTGAAAATGCCATCAAGGGTGGCGCTCTAAATGATGCCAGAGCCACCGCTGCCGGCGCTGCTGCGGTCCAGGGTGCAACCCCCCTGACCAACAACAAATACAAGCTCCAGTTAACCAAAACCATGGTAAAAAGGGCATTGCTCAGCCTGGCTTAA